From Phaeocystidibacter marisrubri, the proteins below share one genomic window:
- a CDS encoding lysozyme inhibitor LprI family protein, translating into MKRYLLLISLLSMACFGQKPRPVSAKDSTQVREQVNQRVSTLGEALAKTNEWNEVSIAFQVDTSAIEQRLRLYLDIDYSTSGMIKYTLGAEEAYDQLLNKYYRLLLDKLNEEDQSTLIQAQNYWQLYRESERTLNRKLSNEDYSGGGSIQAVFTASRYLAITKARVLELYRYLLRFENVTD; encoded by the coding sequence TGAAACGATATCTCCTCCTCATCTCCCTGCTATCCATGGCCTGTTTCGGTCAAAAGCCAAGACCAGTATCTGCTAAAGATTCCACGCAAGTTAGGGAACAAGTAAACCAAAGAGTATCTACTCTGGGTGAAGCTTTAGCTAAAACCAATGAATGGAATGAAGTTTCTATTGCTTTTCAAGTAGACACTTCTGCTATTGAACAGCGCTTGAGGTTATACTTAGATATTGATTACTCAACGAGCGGAATGATAAAGTACACCTTGGGTGCAGAAGAAGCTTACGATCAGTTACTGAACAAATACTATCGACTTCTATTGGATAAACTGAATGAGGAAGACCAGAGTACATTAATTCAAGCTCAGAATTACTGGCAGCTATACCGTGAGTCGGAACGGACCTTGAACAGAAAACTTTCCAATGAGGATTACTCAGGAGGTGGAAGTATTCAAGCTGTTTTCACAGCTTCGCGATATTTGGCGATAACCAAGGCTCGAGTTCTTGAGCTTTACCGTTATTTGTTGAGATTTGAGAACGTCACTGATTGA